One Campylobacter concisus genomic window, GCACCGTGATCGCTAGAAGCTCAGGCGGCTACTTCTACGTCGCACCTGCAAGCACTGAGCGCCTAAAAAAGGAGCAAAGCGAGCTGCTTGATAGAAAAGAGGAGATCATTTTTGAGCACTGCAAGAAATTTAGCTTGCAGATGAGCAAGAGCCTGCTTTTTTTGAAATTTATAAATAACGCTTTTGATCAGTTTGACGCATATCAGGCTCGTGTAAATTTGGCTAGATCACGTGACTATGAGTTTGTTTTGCCAAATAGCTCGCATGTCATAAAGCTTGAAAAGTTTGCCCATCCAGCGCTAAAAAACCCAAAGAGCGTGAGTGTGGATTTTAGTAAAAAAGTGCTTTTAATAACCGGCGTAAATGCTGGTGGTAAGTCGATGCTCTTAAAATCGATCATCTCAGCCACGCTTCTTGCAAAGTATCTGCTGCCTATGCGTATCGACGCAAACCGCTCAAGTATCGGCTCTTTTAAAGAATTTGACGCGATCATAGAAGATCCGCAAAGCGTGAAAAACGACATCTCGACCTTTGCTGGCAGGATGGTGCATTTTGCAAGGCTTTTTACTAAAAAATCTATCATCATAGGCATCGACGAGATCGAGCTTGGCACCGACTTTGAGGAGGCTGCGAGCTTGTATGGCGTCATGATAGAGCGCCTCATCACTCAAGATATCAAAATGATCATCACGACCCACCACAAGCGCCTTGCGATGCTATTAGCTAAAAACCCAGAGGTTGAGCTAGTGGCGGCACTTTACGACGAGGCGGCTCAAAGGCCTAAATTTGAGTTTTTAAAGGGCACGATCGGCAAGTCTTATGCCTTTGAAACGGCGGCAAGATACGGCATATCTCAAAATTTAGTGGCTCAGGCAAAGAAAATTTACGGCGAAGATAAAGAGAATTTAAACGAGATCATCACAAAGACGCTAAATTTACAAACCAAGCTTGACGAGGGCATAAAAGAGGTCACGGCAAAAGAGGAGCGACTGGAGCGCTTGCTTGAGGAGCAAAAAGAGCTAAAAGAGAAAAATGAGATCAAGTTAAATGCGACTATTTCAAAGCTTGAAAAAGAGTATTATGAAGCGATAAATGCGGCAAAAGCTGTTATAAATTTCAAGGACATTAAAGACAAGCAAAGGGCGCTAAACGTGGCAAATGAGAAAAAAGCCGCCATCGTTAAGCCTAAAAAAACTGAACGCGAGAGCCTAAAAGTAGGCGATAGAGTGAAGTATGAAAATATCAAAGGCACGGTTTTAAGCATCTCTAAAAACGATGCGATGATCGAGTCAAATGGTATAAATTTACGCGTGCCACTAGAGCTTTTAAGAAAAAATGGTAACGAAGTGGTCTTGCCTAAAAAAGGCGGCGTAAGTTTAAACGTAGATAAGCCAAAAACGGCTTCGCTCTCGCTTGATCTGCACGGCATGAGAGCTGACGAGGCGATAGCAAAGCTTGATAAATTTATCTCAGATAGTCTTGTTATGGGATTTGATGAGGTTAGCGTATTTCACGGTATCGGCACTGGTAAGCTTGCCTTTGCAGTTAAAAATTTCTTAAAAGAGCATCCAAGCGTGAAAGAATTTTTTGACGCACCGGCAAATCAAGGCGGATATGGAGCTAAAATAGTCAGGCTTTAACTTTTTCCCAAAAGTTAAAATTTATTTTAAGGTTGATATAATCAGGGCAAGTACACAAAATAAGGGAAGTAACTTTTGAGTAACAAGGACGAGCAAACGGGTAAAAATCTAAACATCACTAAAACTATTATAGGTTTAGTGTTTGTTTTGGGAAGTATTTTTTTAGTCGAAAACCTGGCAGTTTTTTATTTTAAATTTAATAATGCTTCTGCTGAAAATGGTTTTAATCTTCGAAAGAAAGTTGATTATTTGACATATCAATATGTTGATTATTTCAAAAATGTCAGCAAATATGATGTCGCAAATTTCCAATCTTACATTAACGATAGCGCTATGGGTGATGTTCTTTTATTAAAGGATGATAATAAAAATGGATACAAGGTCGTAGCGTCTTCAGATAAAAGAATAATAAATCAAGAGTTTAACGACAAAAGCTGTGGAAATATCTTTGCTCATAATTTCCAAAAAGATTATTTTTGGGCAAAAATTTTGCCAGAAAACGCTGCTCAAGTTTGTATGTTTGTACCGGTTGGAGAATATATATTAGGCTTTAAAGGAAAGGTCGATCAACGTATTACCGGTACGCATGATGAGTACTTTTTTGAGTGGCTTTTAAACAATATGGCTTTAACATTCATCTTAAGCCTCGTTGGTGCAATAGTTGCTTTATCTACTTGTATATGGTACGCGGTTAAATATATAAAAGAAAAAAATAACTATAATGCATTAAAAACAGATACTAAAAAACAGATAGAAGAGCTTGGAGAAAAGCTTTATATCGATCCAATGACTGGACTTTTAAATAAAACAGCATTGGTGCGTGATATTAATAGCTATGAAAATCCTAAAGTAGTGCTTATAGATATTGACGATTTTGGTAAGATGAATGACTTTTACGGTAAATTTGCATGTGATCAGATTTTGGTAAAGATGGCTGATTTGATCAGTGAATTTGCCAAAGATGAGAATATGAAAGCTTACTGCATAGAAGCAGATAGGTTTGCTCTGGTAGAAGATAGCGATAGCTTTATCGATAGATATGAAGATATGGTTGAAGATTTGATAGAAATTTTTAAAGGTCGTATGCTAAGTATAGTCGATGAAGATGGTAGAGAGATAGAAGGTATCGAGATACATAGCACGATAGGCTTTGCTCTTGATAGTGACCAAACACTAAGAAAAGCAACAATAGCGTTAAAAACAGCAAAAGAGCAAGATAAAGACTATGTTTGCTATTTCAAAGGGCTAAATCAAAAAGAGGAATACGCAACTCAAATAGAACGCTCCAAACTGATACAATACGCCACTATAAACAACAATATTGTTCCTTATTTTCAGCCGATAGTTAATGACCAAAAGGTACCTGTAAAATACGAATGCTTGATAAGACTTTTAGATAGAGGCGACATTATATCACCAAATGTCTTTTTAGATATCTCAAAGCGCATTAAGCGTTATGCTGATCTTGAGAAACAACTCATTAAAAAGTGTTTTAAGCAGCTTGTAGAGGATAAGAATTTAGTACTTTCTATAAATTTAAGCAGTAGAGATATGATCGATGGTGATGTTAGCTCACTTGTTTTAAATTTATTAAACAAGCACAATGTTGCCGGCAGAGTAGTATTTGAGATCGTTGAAGATGAAGAGCTTAAAAATTTAGAGAGAGTTTCAAATTTTATCGAGCGTGTAAAAAGCATGGGTGCAAAGATCGCTATTGATGATTTTGGCTCAGGATATTCAAATTTTTCTTACATCATAAAGATCAAGCCTGACTACGTGAAGATCGATGGCTCTATTATAAAAGATATAGACATAAATAAAGATTCACACTCTATCGCAAGTGCGATCGTAGCATTTGCAAAAGACCTTGGTATAAAAACTATTGCTGAATATGTGCATTCAAAAGAGATATTTGAAATCTGTAAAGAGATCGGTGTAGATGAGTTCCAGGGCTTTTATTTTGGTGCACCAGAGCGTGCCGGCTCATAAGGTGCTTAGTGGTAATTAGCTTTTTAAAAGAGCTTTTAAGCTTTCGCTCTATCACACCTAATGATGCTGGAAGCTTAGAGCTTATCGCTAAATTTTTGCCTGATTTTGAGGCAAAATTTATAGAAAAAAATGGTACAAAAAATCTCATACTTTCTAAAACTTATGGAGACGGCGAGCATCTAGCTTTTGCTGGGCATGTTGACGTCGTGCCTCCAGGTGAGGGCTGGGATAGCGAGCCATTTACACCATATGAAAAAGATGGCTACATCTACGCAAGAGGCGCACAGGATATGAAAAGTGGCGTGGCTGCTTTTGTTTGCGCTGCTAAAGACGCAAAATTTGATGGCAAACTAAGCCTCATCTTAACAAGCGATGAAGAGGGCGATGGCACATATGGCACGCCTTTAGCACTTGAATATTTACGCGAAATAAATGATTTGCCAAAATTTTGCGTAGTGGCTGAGCCAACTTGCGATAAAAAATTTGGTGATATCATAAAAGTTGGCAGACGTGGCTCAATAAATGGCAAGATCGTGATAAAGGGTGTTCAAGGGCACGTGGCATATCCTGAAAAGTGTGTAAACCCGGTAAATTTAATAGCTCCACTTTTAAGTAAAATAGCTGATCACGATATGGACGCTGGGAGCGAATTTTTTGGCCCAAGCAAGATTGTGGTAACTGATATCAGAGGTGGCATGCAAGTTTGCAACGTAACTCCAAGTGAGCTTAGCATAATGTTTAATGTGAGAAACTCAAATTTAACCGACATAAATGATGTTGAGAGCTATCTTAGAGAGGTCTTAAAAGGGCTTGATTACGAGCTTAGCATAAAACAAAGCTCAAAGAGATTTTTAACGAATAAAGATAGCAAAATAGTAAAAAATTTAATGGCTTCTGTCACAAAGTTCACAGGCGTTACACCGGTTCTAAATACAAAGGGCGGCACGAGCGATGCAAGGCACTTTTCTGAATTTGGCGTAGATGCGATAGAATTTGGCGTGATAAACGACCGCATACATGCTAAAAACGAGCGAGTTAGTGTTGATGAGGTAAATAAACTTTATGAAATTTTTAAAGATTTGATAGAAAAATTTTAATCCATAAATTTCATTATTTTTAAACCAAAAATTTATTAATTGTCTAAAAAATATTTTCAAAAGCTATTTTGATTGATATTTTTTGTCAAAGAATTTTAAGATTAAGAAATTTTCTTTATTTGGCAATATTGCTATTATCCGTTACAATTCATGAAATAGTCGGGTTTTGGCAATTGCAAGTAAAACCTAATGGAATACTCTTTTTAACGAGCATAAGGTAGAAGTTATAAATACATTTGTGGGCGAAAAATATATCCAGTATAATCCTGGCTTTAAAGATGGTATGGATATCATTTCTAATTTGTAAAAAAGTAAAATTTCAAATAAATAAAAAAATGCAAGTAAAACGAAAAATATACAAATCTTTTCAATACGAGAAAATGAGACATAGCTTGCGAGCTAGATTGTTCTTTTTGCTCGTGGCAATCGTGATTTTGGCAATCGAAATTTTTATCGCAGTTTTTGTCAAAGGTGGCTTCGTGCGCCATTATTTGGGTGATGTGCTAGTTACGGTGATGCTTTACGCATTTGGACGAGCTGTGTTTAAAACTACACCAAAAATTTTAGCATTTGAAATATTTATCTTCTCGCTATTTATAGAAATTTTACAATACTTTAAAATGCTTGAAATTTTAGATATTCATAATTTAATAATACGCATAGTCTTTGGCGGAACATTTGACGTTAGCGACATCGTATGTTACGCGTTGGGCTGCTTGCTGGCTTATTTGACTGATACCATTTGCTTTCTGCAAAAGTATAAAAGTCCAAAGATATAGTGATAAATTACAACTTTATTTTTAAGTGTAAAGTAGGAGTTAATCATATTAAAAACTCCAGCAAAATTTATCCGTTTATTTCAGCTCGCCCCAATTTTTGGCGATATTTAGCGATGTTTTAAGTGGCACATTTAGCGTGTAAATTTCCTCCATCGTCTTTTGTGTCGCCCTACCAAATTCCTGTGCAAATTCGTCTTTTACTTCAAAGATCAGCTCGTCGTGGATCTGAAGCAACATTCTCGCGTTTTCATCTAAATTTGCTCTAACTTTTACCATCGCCATCTTGACTAGATCTGCCGCAGAGCCTTGAAAAACTGTATTTACCGCCTCACGCTCAAACATGGCTATTTGCATAGGTGTGGCACTTTTAAAGTCAAAATAACGCCTTCTGCCAAGTAGTGTCTGCACAAAGCCGTCGTTTTTGGCTGAAATTTTTATGCTCTCTAAAAACTCTTTGATCGTCGCAAATGCCTTAAAATAGCGCTCTATATACTCTTTTGCCTCGGCTCTTGTGATATTTACTTGATTTGCCAGCTTGCTTGAGCCCATGCCGTAAATGAGGCCAAAATTTATACTTTTTGCCACGGCTCTATTTTGCCCGTCACTGCTACCAAATATGCTAATAGCCGTCCTTGCGTGGATATCCTCGTCATTTTTAAACGCCTCAAGTAGTGCTGGATCACGGCTAAAGTGAGCTAGCAGCCTAAGCTCGATCTGGCTGTAGTCAAGCCCCACAAAACTATATCCCTCACGCGCCTCAAAGCACTCTCTGACGTCCTTTGCGAGGCTGCCGCGAGCTGGGATATTTTGTAAATTTGGATTTTTACTTGAAAGCCTGCCAGTGCTCGTGCCAGTTTGCAAAAAGCTCGTGTAAATTCGTGAGCCCTCATCCTTTTTCGCAAGTGCTAAAAGTGGCTCGCAGTAGGTGCTTTGCAGTTTATATAGCTCCCTGTAAGCTAAAATTTTCTCTATCACTGGATGAGCGTCCGTAAGCTCAGCTAGCACGCTCTCATCGGTGCTATATCCTGTTTTTGTCTTTTTTTTGGTTGGGAGTTTTAGATGCTCAAAAAGTATGACGCCAAGCTGTTTTACGGAGTTTATATTGAAATTTTCGCCGCTTAGCTCGTAAATTTCACTTGTTAGCGCCTTTAGTTTGGTATCGTTTTCAAGGATGAGCTTTTGCATCTTAGCTTCATTTATCTTGATGCCGTTTTGCTCCATGTCAAAGAGCGTGAGGATAAAAGGAAACTCGTGCGTATCGGCAAGGGCTAGTAAATTTTTATCAAGCGTGTTTAAAAAAGTTTTATAAAATTTAAGCGTTATCCAAGCGTCCTCGCTCGCGTATTTAGCAGCATTTTCTAGTGGCACATCGCCAAAAGTTTGCCCCTTTTTGACCACGTCTTCAAATTTGATCGTGTCGTAGTCATAAAGCCTCTTTGCTAGCGCGTCCATGCCGACACTTGAGTTTGGATCGCTAAGCCAAGCAAGGATCATTGTGTCTTTAAAATTTGCTGGGGGATTTAGACCTAGGTTGTTTTTCACGATCTCAAAGTCATATTTTAAATTTTGTCCGATCACGCAGCCTTTGTAAATTTGTTCTATCGCCCAAGTGGCAAATTTTAGGCTGACTTGCTGCGGCACACCAAGGTAGTTGTGAGCCACTGGCACGTAGTAGGCGTCCTCGTCGTTAAAGCAAAAGCTAAAGCCAACGATCTTTGCACTCCTGCTATCAACGCCTGTGGTTTCGGTGTCGAAGGCGACGATGGTCTCTGGCGTGATGTTAGAAAGTAGTTTTTCGATGCTTGCCTCATCAAGGAGTAAATTTGCTCTAAAGCCAAGCTTAAATTCAGCATTTTCCTCTTTTTGCAAGCTCTTAAGAAGTCTATTTAGATCGTACTCTTTTAAAATTTCTGAGATATTTATCAGAGGATTTTGCTCTGGAAATTTAGAGTGTTCAAGATCAAATGAACTAACTGCGTCATCAAATAAAGTGGCCAGCTTTTTGCTCAAAAATGCTTCGTCTTTTGCAGCTGCCAGCATATTTTTAGTACGCTCGTTTCTAAGAAGGGCTAAATTTTCATAAATTCCCTCTAGACTGCCATACTCAGCCAAAAGCTTCTTAGCTCCCACTGCACCGATGCCTTTGACGCCTGGGATGTTGTCCGAGCTATCGCCTGCGATCGCTAGAAAGTCCCTTACCTGAGCTGGATAGACGCCATACTTTTCAAAGCAGCTTGCGCTATCATGATCAATCTTGCTTTGTGGGCTGTAGATGCTCACTTTGCCGTCTTCTATGAGTTGGTAAAGGTCTTTATCGTGGGTGACTATTCGCACAAATATATCTTTGTCTTTACAAAATTTAACCGCACTTGCGATGATATCATCGGCCTCGTAGCCCTCACGGCTAAGGCTGTAAAGTCCCATTTTTTCTATCATATCTATGCAAACTGGAAGCTGTTCTTTTAGTTGAGCTGGCGGCTCGTTTCTGTTTGCTTTGTAATCACCTAAAATTTCGTGACGTAAGGTCTTACCTTTGCTATCAAGAGCAAAGATGAGATAGTCGCTTTGGTATTCATCCTTGAGGCTTGCTATAAAATTTGCAAAGCCACTAATCATACCGCTTGGCTTGCCCTCACGGTTTTTAAGTCCACTCATGGCGTAGTAGAGCCTAAAAAAGAAACCAAAAGTGTCAATAATCGTAAGTGTTTTCATTTTTATCCTTTGCGTAATTTTATGAAATTTAGGCAAAAAATAGGCTGATTTATAAAAATTTTTGATATTATGGCGGACATTACAAATAAAAAATCACAAAAACAAAAAGCTTTGAGGTTATGAAAAAAATAGTTTTTTTACGTATCAATCCAAACGCAGTCGGTGGTGCCGAACGCTATTTAAGAAGGCTTACCAAAGCCCTAAAAGACGTAGGTATAGACACATCTATACGCTCATATCTAGGAGAGGCTAGGATCTCATCATGGAAAAAGGCTTTGAGATTTAACGCACAGGTAAAACGCCAGAAAAAAAGTGATGAGGTATATTTTAGCTTGGAGCGAGTGAGCTGCGCAGATATTTATAGAGCAGGGGACGGCGTGCATAAAATTTATCGTGCCACAAAGCCATTTTGGTGGGTTAATCCTCTAAATTTTGTCTATCCATATCTAGAAAAACGCTGCTTTAAAAATTCTAAAAAGATAATCGCAAATTCAAACTACATAAAAGAGCAAATTATTTCAGCTTACGGTGTCGATGAGTCAAAGATCGTTACCATTTACAACGGTATAAATTTGCCACAAAAGGTAGAAAAAGGAGAAGCAAAACTTAGCGTATGCGAGGAATTTGGACTTGATTATAATTTACCAATTGTGCTTTTTGTCGGAAATGGCTTTAAAAGAAAAGGAGCAAAGGACTTTTTGCTTCTTGTCTCAAAGCTAAAAACGCCAGTAAATGCGCTAATAGTAGGCAAAGATAAAAATTTAAATTCATATAAGAAGCTAGCAAAAAAGCTAAAAATAAATGCATTTTTTACAGGTGAGCAAAAAATGACTGCAAAATTTTATGAAGCAAGCGATATTTTTATATTTCCAACACACTATGAACCATTTTCAAATGTCGTTCTAGAGGCACTTAGCTTTAAAAATATTGTCTTTACAACGGCTCAAAATGGGGCAGCTGAAATTTTAGAAAATCGTTTTGTTATGCGTGAACCAAATGATGAAAGTATACTGGAGCTAGTGGAGCAGGTGCTTAATGACAATGACATGATGAGAGAGCTGCAAGAGGAGTCATTTTTACTTTCGCAAAAATTTAGCATAGAAGAAAATGCAAGCAAAACTCTTGAAATCATAAACGAAGTGCTAAATTTGGAGCAAAAGTGAGAGTTTTTATAGAGCTTCCAACCTGGCTTGGAGATGCTGTAATGGCGAGCGCAGCGATAGAAAATTTAAGTAAAAATGCTAAAAATATTGTATTTTTTGGCTCTTATGTGGCTTGTGAGCTTTACAAATCACATCCAAAGTGCGAAAAAGTAGTCATTGACGATAGTAAAAAGCAAAACTCAAGATATTTAAGTCTTATAAAAACGGCTAGCAAGCTTGGAAAATTTGATATCGTTATTAGTTTTAGAAGCTCATTTGCTAGTAAATTTTTGCTATTTTTTCTAAAAGCAACGCAAAAATTTTGCTTTAAAAAGAGTAGCGAGAGCTTGCATCAGGTGCAAAAATATCTAAATTTCATAAAGCAAAGCCTAAATTTAAAAGAAATTTCAAACGAACTAAAAATTTACTATGAAGCTAAAAAAAGCGAGCAAAAGCTCCTCGTGCTAAATCCAGGTGCTAGCTACGGAAGTGCCAAAAGGTGGTATCCGCACTATTTTGCAGAGGTTGCACTGCACTTTAAAGATGAATTTGATGTAAAGATCACTGGCTCAAAAGCTGAGCTTGAAATTTGCAATGAAATCGAGCAAATGCTCTTACAAAATGGTATGAAATGTGAAAATTTGGCCGGAAAAACAAGCATAAAAGAGCTTTGTGAGGTTATAGGTTCTATAAAAAATGGCATCTTTTTGACAAACGATAGTGGTCCTATGCATATCGCAGCTGCTTATAAAGTGCCACTTGTGGCTCTTTTTGGACCGACTAAATTTAAAGAGACTAACCCATGGCAAGACGAAAGTGCAAAGATAGTGCATTTAAATTTAGAGTGTATGCCATGTATGAGGCGAGTATGTCCTATAAAAATACATGCCTGTATGAAGGAGCTTACGCCAAAAATGGTTATTGCTGAAATAGAGCTATTAAGAAAAAAATTAAATTTTTGAAATTCTAAACATAATTAAATATATACATACAAAATTAAAAATTTTTAGTTTTTATTTGATTACATTTTTACTAAACATTTGACATTGGTTATCAATATAGCTATAATCACGCAAAAATTTTTACTAAGTAAGAAGGTATTATGGAGCTAATTAAACATCACATTGATCATGTAATTATTGCGATTTTAGGCATTATGAGTTTTTTTGTACTTTGGTATACGATTGAGCGTATTATTTTTTATTCACGCGTTGATATAAAAGGCTACAAAAGTATCGAAGCGCTTGAAGAGGCACTAACCAAAAATTTAACCACACTTTACATTATCTACTCAAATGCGCCATATGTAGGACTTCTTGGTACAGTTGCTGGTATTATGATCACATTTTATGATATGGGAATGGCAGGCGGAATCGATACTAAAAGCATAATGGTCGGCCTCTCTCTTGCGCTAAAAGCAACTGCTTTTGGACTACTTGTGGCGATACCAACTTTGATGATTTACAATGGTTTTGTCAGAAAAGTAGATGTAATGCTAAATAGATACAAGGCTGAAAATGCGTCTAAATAAAAAAGATGGGTTAAATATTGTCCCATTTATTGATATTATGCTTGTTTTGCTTGCTATCGTGCTTAGTATTTCGACTTTTATTGCTCAAGGCAAGATAGCTATTGATCTTCCAAGTGCAAACAGTGCTGAGCAAAGCAAAGAGGACGATAAAAAGGTAAGCGTAGTAATTGATAAGGATAATAAATTTTTTATAGATGATGTAGAAATTTCTGAGAACGAACTTAAAGATAAACTAAATGCGGTTGATATAAAGACATTGATCGAACTAAAAAGCGATAAAAATTCGAAATTTGATAGCTTTGTCAAAGTAATTGATATATTAAAAGAGAAGGGCCACGAAAATTTTGCAATCCAAACAATCTCTGAATAAAATTTCAAATTACAGCGGCTTAGCTGTTTCGCTTGTAGTGCATGGAGCAGCAGTATATTTTTTGCTTTCACATAATTTTGATGAGATAAAAATAGGAGAGCAAAAACCGATAAAAATAGCTCTTAATTCATTTACTCCAGTGCCACAAGTCTCAGCACCTCAAATAGCGGAGCAAATGCTTATCCCAGAGCCAACTCCACCAGCTCCACCACCACCGCCAGAGCCACCAAAACCTGAGCCAAAGCCAGAACCAAAACCTGAACCTAAAAAAGTGGAAAAACCAAAGCGTGAAATAAAAAAAGTAGAGCCTAAAAAAGAGAAAAAAATAGAACCAAAACCTGAACCGGTGATTGCTCAGCCAGTGCAGCCTATTGTACCGCCAGCTAGTGTAAATACAAATTTACCAGCCAATAACAAGTCTATCGCTGCAGCTCCAGTTCAAAATGTAACACCTGAGCTAAATTTATCAAATTCGCAAGGTGATGAAGATTTTACGAAGGTTATAATCGCGGTTAAGAGGCATAAAAGTTACCCAAATAATGCTAGACGTATGAAGCATCAAGGTGTTGTAGAAGTTAGGTTTTTACTCAAGCAAGACGGCAGCATAGATGAACTTAAAGTTAGCAAAAGCTCTGGGTTTGAGTCGCTTGATAATGGTGCTTTAGAAAATATTCAAAGAGCAAGTTCTGAGTTTCCAAAGCCTAAACAAGATCGTTATCTGCGATTTCCGATTTCATATACACTAAAATAAATTACAAGCTTATTTAAGCTCGTAATTTATTATTTGCTTTGTAGAATTTCTTTTATATTTCAAGTCAAAATAGAAAAACATAACTTATTTTATTTAAAAAAGTGTGTATTTTAAACTTGCTTTAAATATTAAACATGTATAATCTGACTTTCTTTAACAGGTGGTTGGATAGCTCAGTCGGTAGAGCAGCAGACTGAAAATCTGCGTGTCGGCAGTTCGATTCTGCCTCTAACCACCATTACCTTTCTTTAAATATTAACCCCTTTCTCTTAGTTCTATTAAATTTAGTATTCACAATGTTTTTATGCTATTTTTCTAGGTTATTTATAAAATTTAAATAAATTTTTATTATTAATAAATTTAAAATATAACAATGCTATTTTTATCTTATATATTCTAAGTCAAATAAAATCTTCAAGATCAAATAAAAAATTTGCAAGAGATAATCTTATAAATTTTACCATGAATAAGCCTTCTTAATCAAAATGTTATATTTGTATCAAATCATCCTTAAAATATAAGTTTAATCTAAATCCATAAGAGATATAATCTTGATTAAATTTATATTAACTTAGGAGGTTTCATGGATTTTCTCATGAATTTAAGTGAAGGCATGCAGTTTGCTATCCAGCTTCTCATCGTCCTTATCTGTTTGTTCTACGGAGCTAAAAAAGGCGGTATCGCACTTGGTATGCTAGGCGGTATCGGTCTTATAGTCCTCGTTTTTGGATTTAATATCGAGCCTGGTAAGCCAGCTATTGATGTTATGCTAACTATCCTTGCTGTCGTTGTGGCAAGTGCTACACTTCAAGCTAGTGGCGGTCTTGATGTCATGCTTCAAATAGCAGAAACCATACTTAGAAAAAATCCAAAATATGTAAGTATCTTAGCTCCATTTGTAACA contains:
- a CDS encoding endonuclease MutS2, producing MTEEIFLKLDLGEYLDKFNSFLARQKPLFLQGDSKIHFENISELSKYDFKAPDEIKELDDALMRLSKQAVLHISEIYEFAKIIKYFSYLKKQKFEGRLGEWIAKVEIPEAMSHMANSFDENGEFSDSVDERFAAIKQAFSEKKRQIDAELKKLIYSKHITPYLVDTQTHYINSQEALLVRGGFNHALKGTVIARSSGGYFYVAPASTERLKKEQSELLDRKEEIIFEHCKKFSLQMSKSLLFLKFINNAFDQFDAYQARVNLARSRDYEFVLPNSSHVIKLEKFAHPALKNPKSVSVDFSKKVLLITGVNAGGKSMLLKSIISATLLAKYLLPMRIDANRSSIGSFKEFDAIIEDPQSVKNDISTFAGRMVHFARLFTKKSIIIGIDEIELGTDFEEAASLYGVMIERLITQDIKMIITTHHKRLAMLLAKNPEVELVAALYDEAAQRPKFEFLKGTIGKSYAFETAARYGISQNLVAQAKKIYGEDKENLNEIITKTLNLQTKLDEGIKEVTAKEERLERLLEEQKELKEKNEIKLNATISKLEKEYYEAINAAKAVINFKDIKDKQRALNVANEKKAAIVKPKKTERESLKVGDRVKYENIKGTVLSISKNDAMIESNGINLRVPLELLRKNGNEVVLPKKGGVSLNVDKPKTASLSLDLHGMRADEAIAKLDKFISDSLVMGFDEVSVFHGIGTGKLAFAVKNFLKEHPSVKEFFDAPANQGGYGAKIVRL
- a CDS encoding EAL domain-containing protein, which encodes MSNKDEQTGKNLNITKTIIGLVFVLGSIFLVENLAVFYFKFNNASAENGFNLRKKVDYLTYQYVDYFKNVSKYDVANFQSYINDSAMGDVLLLKDDNKNGYKVVASSDKRIINQEFNDKSCGNIFAHNFQKDYFWAKILPENAAQVCMFVPVGEYILGFKGKVDQRITGTHDEYFFEWLLNNMALTFILSLVGAIVALSTCIWYAVKYIKEKNNYNALKTDTKKQIEELGEKLYIDPMTGLLNKTALVRDINSYENPKVVLIDIDDFGKMNDFYGKFACDQILVKMADLISEFAKDENMKAYCIEADRFALVEDSDSFIDRYEDMVEDLIEIFKGRMLSIVDEDGREIEGIEIHSTIGFALDSDQTLRKATIALKTAKEQDKDYVCYFKGLNQKEEYATQIERSKLIQYATINNNIVPYFQPIVNDQKVPVKYECLIRLLDRGDIISPNVFLDISKRIKRYADLEKQLIKKCFKQLVEDKNLVLSINLSSRDMIDGDVSSLVLNLLNKHNVAGRVVFEIVEDEELKNLERVSNFIERVKSMGAKIAIDDFGSGYSNFSYIIKIKPDYVKIDGSIIKDIDINKDSHSIASAIVAFAKDLGIKTIAEYVHSKEIFEICKEIGVDEFQGFYFGAPERAGS
- the dapE gene encoding succinyl-diaminopimelate desuccinylase, which codes for MVISFLKELLSFRSITPNDAGSLELIAKFLPDFEAKFIEKNGTKNLILSKTYGDGEHLAFAGHVDVVPPGEGWDSEPFTPYEKDGYIYARGAQDMKSGVAAFVCAAKDAKFDGKLSLILTSDEEGDGTYGTPLALEYLREINDLPKFCVVAEPTCDKKFGDIIKVGRRGSINGKIVIKGVQGHVAYPEKCVNPVNLIAPLLSKIADHDMDAGSEFFGPSKIVVTDIRGGMQVCNVTPSELSIMFNVRNSNLTDINDVESYLREVLKGLDYELSIKQSSKRFLTNKDSKIVKNLMASVTKFTGVTPVLNTKGGTSDARHFSEFGVDAIEFGVINDRIHAKNERVSVDEVNKLYEIFKDLIEKF
- a CDS encoding DUF2809 domain-containing protein — translated: MRHSLRARLFFLLVAIVILAIEIFIAVFVKGGFVRHYLGDVLVTVMLYAFGRAVFKTTPKILAFEIFIFSLFIEILQYFKMLEILDIHNLIIRIVFGGTFDVSDIVCYALGCLLAYLTDTICFLQKYKSPKI
- the polA gene encoding DNA polymerase I, with the translated sequence MKTLTIIDTFGFFFRLYYAMSGLKNREGKPSGMISGFANFIASLKDEYQSDYLIFALDSKGKTLRHEILGDYKANRNEPPAQLKEQLPVCIDMIEKMGLYSLSREGYEADDIIASAVKFCKDKDIFVRIVTHDKDLYQLIEDGKVSIYSPQSKIDHDSASCFEKYGVYPAQVRDFLAIAGDSSDNIPGVKGIGAVGAKKLLAEYGSLEGIYENLALLRNERTKNMLAAAKDEAFLSKKLATLFDDAVSSFDLEHSKFPEQNPLINISEILKEYDLNRLLKSLQKEENAEFKLGFRANLLLDEASIEKLLSNITPETIVAFDTETTGVDSRSAKIVGFSFCFNDEDAYYVPVAHNYLGVPQQVSLKFATWAIEQIYKGCVIGQNLKYDFEIVKNNLGLNPPANFKDTMILAWLSDPNSSVGMDALAKRLYDYDTIKFEDVVKKGQTFGDVPLENAAKYASEDAWITLKFYKTFLNTLDKNLLALADTHEFPFILTLFDMEQNGIKINEAKMQKLILENDTKLKALTSEIYELSGENFNINSVKQLGVILFEHLKLPTKKKTKTGYSTDESVLAELTDAHPVIEKILAYRELYKLQSTYCEPLLALAKKDEGSRIYTSFLQTGTSTGRLSSKNPNLQNIPARGSLAKDVRECFEAREGYSFVGLDYSQIELRLLAHFSRDPALLEAFKNDEDIHARTAISIFGSSDGQNRAVAKSINFGLIYGMGSSKLANQVNITRAEAKEYIERYFKAFATIKEFLESIKISAKNDGFVQTLLGRRRYFDFKSATPMQIAMFEREAVNTVFQGSAADLVKMAMVKVRANLDENARMLLQIHDELIFEVKDEFAQEFGRATQKTMEEIYTLNVPLKTSLNIAKNWGELK